In Capsicum annuum cultivar UCD-10X-F1 unplaced genomic scaffold, UCD10Xv1.1 ctg76890, whole genome shotgun sequence, the genomic window AAGttgaattaatataaaattaatacataCAAATATCTTATTATTATTCGGATTAATAAAGAGTAGataaattttgaatgaaaatcaaaatatgttgaaaacttcttttttttttatgcattTAGTTGAGAAGTGGGaagaattttctttttaaaaaagtgtaGAATCTTATATAGCTATGTGCGAAAAAACCAGAAGTTCtatattgtttttttctttctttttttttggtgcaTCATATCATTCCATTTTGGAATTAACAAGTACATACAAATTAATAGTAAGAATGTGTATGTCCCCAAGTGACTTGATTCCGATTGAGTCGaggatttattaaaaataatcccTCTACTCCATAAAGGTAGAGACAAGATCTGTGTATCCTTCTTAGACTCCAtttgttatataaaaattaaatcatatttgTTCTTTGATGTTGGATATATaccataagaaaaaaatcaagttaCATGATTCTATgtgaaacttgattttcttcctaCAAAGATTTTCCAAAAATTTACTCGATTTAGAAAGGttggagaaataaaaatatcacaaattcAAAGAGAGATCATACAAATTGCTAAAGAGAACCAAACAAagtaaaaaagtaaatttttaaatcattttacaAGTTTCTATTTGATCTAAAGATTTTTTTCATGTTCATTTTTCGAATAATAATTGGACAAGTTGATTAGAATTATTTATTAATGTTGTGgaagacaataaaaataaaaacaagggaaaaaaattaagataatcataaattttttagtttcttttgcTTGATCGATGGGATATTGGATAAAAAAGGGTATGTCATTGAAGGGAATAAAATTACCTTAGGTTGAAGATGAGGAAGCAAAGTTTGAAGTTCCTCAAACATGTTTCGCATCCTCTTCCTTCTTTCTCTTTCCGTCCTTATGTGCAGCTCATGACCTGATTCTCTACCTCCATCTCCATTCGCCCCAGACTTTGGTTCACCACTTTCATTAGTTGCCTTCTTTTCATTGGATCGACATCTTTTTTTACCACCAAGACTCTCTTTGCCTACCTCTTTAACAGCAGTCGGTGCCTGACAAGTATTAGACCAATTCGGATCTGGCAACTTGTCACCCACAAATTCTACACCGCTCCCAATTAGTTGGCCATTGTCGGAGTTCAAAAATGACCAC contains:
- the LOC124894688 gene encoding transcription factor bHLH95-like, with product MNEGGENDCLIWENDEVWSFLNSDNGQLIGSGVEFVGDKLPDPNWSNTCQAPTAVKEVGKESLGGKKRCRSNEKKATNESGEPKSGANGDGGRESGHELHIRTERERRKRMRNMFEELQTLLPHLQPK